In Struthio camelus isolate bStrCam1 chromosome 22, bStrCam1.hap1, whole genome shotgun sequence, one DNA window encodes the following:
- the LOC104147663 gene encoding interferon-induced transmembrane protein 3-like has translation MEALGVESVPSYKWWSIFNILCCCLPLGLVALYYSGQVEERLSRRDVDGARAASNTAKIINCVALLLGLVVISVVIFYCVKYQQMLSRL, from the exons ATGGAAGCCCTCGGGGTTGAGTCTGTGCCCTCCTACAAGTGGTGGTCCATCTTTAACATCCTGTGCTGCTGTCTGCCCCTGGGGCTGGTTGCTCTCTACTACTCGGGACAG GTGGAGGAACGCCTGAGCCGCCGTGATGTTGACGGAGCACGTGCCGCCTCTAACACTGCAAAAATCATCAACTGCgtagcgctgctgctggggctcgtGGTCATCAGCGTGGTCATCTTCTATTGTGTCAAATACCAGCAGATGCTCAGCAGGCTATGA